The genomic interval ACGCCGCCAAGCGAATGGCCGATGACGGCGGGGCGCGTCATGTGGTTGTGTTCGATGTAGGTGTTTAGCTCTTCCACGAACGGCGCAACGATGGGGCCATCGCCCGCAGCCGCGCCGACCGGTTCGCCGCCGAAGCCCGCGAGTTGGATCGCGTGGACGCGATGCGTCGCTGAGAGTTGCGCGACGGTCGCGTCCCAAACGTCGCGTGATGAGGCGAGGCCTGGGATTAGGATCACGTCCGGTCCCTGCCCTGTGATTTCGACGCTGAAGCGCGTCGGCGTGAACAGCGTCGCTTCCGGCGTTGGTTCGCGTTGGCTTGTGGCTTGCGGATCGCTTGCGCTGGCGCAGCCGATGAGCGCGGCGATTGCCGCCATGGCGAAGGCTTTGCGTGTCATGCTCAGCATGGTCATTTCCCTTGGATATTGCGCGTCTCTTTGCGCGCTTGGTGTGACAGGCGTTTATTCGGCGGCTTGAGCGGTTTCGTCGGCGCTGAAGATCTGCTCGATCGGCAGACCGAACAGCTGGGCGATTTTGAACGCAAGCGGGAGCGATGGATCGTACTTGCCGGTCTCGATCGCGTTCACGCTCTGGCGTGAGACGTCGAGCTTCTCGGCGAGATCGGCCTGACTCCAGTTGCGCTCGGCGCGCAGCACTTTGAGACGGTTTCTCATTTGTAGCGCAGCCGTATGATGCACGCGGCCAGACCCCACGTACCAATAAGCGCCGGGAACACCCAGATCAGCGGCAGATGCGGGAAGTCGGCCCATTCTTCGAGGAAGCCATATGCGAACGAGCCAAAGCCGACGATTGCGGCGGCGATCAGGATCGCGTCGGTTTGAATGCGGCGCTGGAATTCGTCGATGCCGCGCAGGAATGTCGCGTAGGCGCGCAGCATGAGGAGCGCGGGTAGCAGCGGCGCGAGCGATGCGGCGATGACGGCCCATTGCGGCAGATCGAGATTCCGGACCGCGTAGGCGCCGGCGAACACGAAGACGGAATAGATGCCCGCCGCGGTCAGCATCTCGCGCGTGTAGCGCCGGCCGACGGCCTTGGCGCTGCTGGATTCGTTCGCGCTCATTGCGCTGTCTCCTCGATGGCGACGATCGGTGTGTGCGGTTCATGCTGGTTCGAACTGACGCCTGTTGCGGCGACAATCGCCACGATCACGGCGATCTGGGTTGAGGGTTTCCATCGGCAGAGCATTCCGTCCTCCATCAAGCGAGCTTGTCTCGTTGACAAGGATACTTGACCATTCTGAACTGAATGTCAAGCGACTTTGACAAAATGTCGGCTGTCCTTGCCGTTTGCCCTCGGCTTGGAATCCGCACCATGCTGGGCGATGGCGATTTGTGGGATCGATGAGGCTGGGCGCGGGCCGCTGGCGGGACCGGTGGTGGCCGCGGCGGTGATCTTGCCGAAGAAGGGCCGGCCCAAGGGGCTGGACGATTCCAAGCAATTGAGCGCCGAGGCGCGCGAAGAGTTGGCGGAGAAGATCCGCGCTTGCGCAATTGTTGGCGTGGGCGTCGCTAGCGTCGAGGAGATCGATCGCTTCAACATTCTGCGCGCTTCGCACATGGCGATGGTACGGGCGTTTGAGGCGCTGAGCGAGACGCCGGTGGCGGCTTTGGTCGATGGCAACATGGCGCCGGACCTACCCTGCGCGATTGAATGGGTGATCGACGGCGATGTGATTGTGCCAGTGATTTCGGCGGCGTCGATCATCGCAAAAGTCGAGCGCGACCGGATGATGAGTGCGCTGTGCATTGAGTATCCGGGCTACGCCTTCTCCAAGCACAAGGGCTATGCGACGCCAGAGCATCAGCGCGCGTTGGCGGAGCTTGGGCCCTGCGCCATTCACCGGCGCAGTTTTAAGCCGGTGCAGGACGCGTTGCAGCGCCAGAGCGAACTGAAGTTCGCGTCTTAGGCCTTTACAGGCTTCGGCGCGCGATAGAACACGCGGCCCAGCATCATAATCGGGAACATGATGAAGGCGGCGAACCGCGCTGGCCACACTTGGTCGGTCGCGCAGAAGTAGACACCCGCGAGAAACGCGATCACCGGCGCGAGTGATTGCGTTAAACGGAAGAGCCATTCGCCCATGCTGATCCCACCGATCAGGCGACCACCGTCGCGCGCAGCGACCAAGAACGTCAGCGTCATCGAGGAAGCGGTGGCGGCGCTGACCCACCAGTAGAATTGCAGCGCATCCATATCGGCGAAGTTCTCGCCGAAGACCGCGCTCGCGAACGGCAGCAGCGTTATCGAAGCAAGCAATAGGAGATTGCAGATCGCCGTCGGCCAATCGAAATGGGTGAGCTTGCGCATCACGCGCATGTGGATCAGCCACCAGAGTCCGATTAACGCGAAGCTGAGGCCGAAGGCGAAGAATTGAGCGCCCATCGCCGCAAGCGCCGGCCACAAACCGCTTTCGTGAATCTCGGGCGCGTGCAGCTCGATGGCAAGCAGCGTGAGTACGATAGCGAACACCGCATCGGAGAAGAACAGCATGCGATCCACCATGCGGGCGTCGGGCCCTTGCGCTGCGCTTTCGTGATGTGACATCGCTGCCTCCCCTGCGGCGAAACGTATCGCGCGCTGTTGCATTCGTGAAGCAATTGCAATGGCCAGGCCGGCACAATATCTTCCAGCGATGAGTTCCGGGGACGCGGCCGCTCGGCCCAACGATATTTCCGCTAGCAGTGTCTGGCTGATCTGTGCGGCGCTTTACGCCGTGCTGATGGTGATTGTCTTTCTCTATCCCGCCGCGATCTGGGGACCGGAGACGACCCAAGGGCGCGCCAGCGAACTGGGCGTGCTGGAGTCGGTGCAGAACGCGGTGCTGCTGATTGCGCTTGTGCTGATGATTCGCCTCGCGATCCGGGCGCCGGAGCGCAATTTGCGGCTGTGGGCGATCTTCATTGCGTTCGGCACGTTCTTTCTGCTCGGCGAAGAGATCAGTTGGGGTCAGCATTATTTTGGCTGGGTCACGACGGGCGTGTTCGAGCAGATCAACGATCAGGGCGAGACCAATCTGCACAACACGGAGGGCGGTTGGCTCGATCAGAAGCCGCGCGCGATTTTGCTGTTCGGTATGATCCTCGGCACGATTGTGCATCCGCTGGTGAAGCATTTCCGCAAGGGGCGTGGCCTGTTCGACAATCCGTGGTGGCTGGCGCCGACTTTGGCGTCGCTGGCGCCGGTGGTGTTCTCGCAGCTTGGCTCCATGCCGGAGCGGATCGATGATCTGAACGATGCGCTGCACCTTTGGTCGTTCTCGGCGCAGGACTTCACCAACAATTTCAGGTCGAGCGAGATGGAGGAGGTCTTCCTCTATGTCTTCTTCATCACCTACACGGCCTCGATCCTGAAGCGGCTCCCGGCGAAGGCGCGCTGAATAATCTTTATGGTTAACGGTCGCGGACTCTTGATTCGCGGTTGGCGTCAAGCGAGGATTCCCCCGCTCGGGGGATAGATGGCGCGCCACTTCAAAGACCGGATCATCGAAGGCGACTGCATCGAGGAGATGCGGAAGCTGGCTGACGGCAGCGTCGATCTGGTGTTCGCCGATCCGCCCTATTTCATGCAGCTCGGCGGCGCGCTGACGCGGCCGGATCAATCCAACGTCGATGGCGTCGACGACGAGTGGGACAAGTTCGCGGACTTCGCCGCGTATGACGCATTCACGCGCGCTTGGCTCACGGAAGCGCGGCGGGTGCTGAAACCGAACGGCGCGATCTGGGTGATCGGTTCGTATCACAACGTGTTCCGGCTCGGCGCGGCGATGCAGGACATGGGCTTTTGGATTTTGAACGACATCGTGTGGCGCAAGACCAACCCGATGCCGAACTTCAAAGGCACGCGCTTCACCAATGCGCACGAGACTCTGATCTGGGCGGCGCGGTCGAAGGAGGCGAAGTACACGTTCCACTACGATGCGCTGAAGATGCTCAATGACGAGCTGCAGATGCGTTCGGATTGGACGCTGCCGATCTGCACCGGCGGCGAGCGGCTGAAGGATCGCGAAGGCCGCAAACTGCATTCGACGCAAAAGCCGGAGGCGTTGCTGCATCGCGTCGTGCTGGCGACGACCAAGCCGGGCGAAGTGATCCTCGATCCGTTCTTCGGCACCGGCACCACGGGTGCGGCAGCGAAGCGCCTGGGGCGCCATTACATCGGCATCGAACGCAGCGCGGACTATGTGGCCGGCGCGCAGGCGCGGTTGAAGAAGATTAAACCAGTTTCGATCGAAGATTTGGCGGTGACCAAATCCAAGAAGGAAGAGCCGCGCGTGCCGTTTGGGCAGGTGATCGAAGCGGGCATGATTGCACCTGGGGCCTGGCTCGTCGGGCAAAACGGCAAGCGGGCGCGCGTCCGCGCCGACGGCAGCCTGGCATTCGGCGAAGCGACCGGATCGATCCACCGGATTGGGGCGCTGGTGTGCGATGCGCCCGCCTGCAACGGCTGGACCTTCTGGAGCCTCGAGACCAAGCGCGGGCCCCAGCCGATCGATCTCTTCCGCCGCGAAGTTCGGCGGCAGATGGCGATGGCGCCTGCTGCCTGACAGCGCGTGGCGCCCTTCGACAGGCTCAAGGTGACGCCATTGTTGGTTCAGCGCCCACCCCAGTAGCGTCAGCCCCTGAGCTTGTCGAAGGCGAGAACGGGCAAGAGTTGCAGCATGACGGCCGTCACGCCGGCGGCGCGCATCTGATTGACCCCTCCCTGGCGCAAGGCGTAACTCGCGCGCCATGGCCGAACCCAAGGATCTGCTCCAGAACGTCGAGACTGCGCTGGCTAAGGCCGAGCTGATGGCGGCGCTGTCGGACGCCACGCGGGCGCGGCTGGCCAAGCAAGGCGTTCCCTGCACGGTGGAGACCGGCAAGCTCTTGTTCGCCAAGGGCGACAAGGGTGACGCGCTCTACGTGCTGCTCGAAGGCGAAGTCGAAGTGCGAACCTCGACCGAGGGCGGCAAGGACGTGCGCATTGCTTCGCTGAAGCCGCCGGCGCTGATCGGCGAGATGGCGGTGCTTGATGGCGGTGTGCGCTCGGCAGACATCGCGGCGATCCGCAAATCGCGCTTCCTGCGCATCCATCGCGACCAGGCGATCGCAGCACTCGAGAGTGAGCCGAAGGCGCTGCTGAAGCTGATCTCGGAGATGAGCCGGCGCTTGCGGCATGCGGATGCGGCGCTTGAAGACGCGCACACTCTGGATTTGGGCGGGCGGCTGGCTTTGCGTTTGCTTGAAGAAGCCGGCGATGCGACGGCGGTGACGCTGACGCAGACCGAGATTGCACGGCGGATTGGCGCTTCGCGCGAGAAGGTCAATCGCAAGCTGCACGAATGGGTCGATGAGGGCTGGATCAGCATGGGGCGCTCAGGCATCAAGCTGGTGGCGCGCGATAAGCTGAAGGCGCTGATCAAGGACTCGCGCGCTGGCTGACCTGCGCGGCCGGTTTCGCCGAACAACTCCATACCAAGTCATTCCAGACGCGCGGAGCGCGATCTGGGATCCAGGGCAAACACCGAACTCCACGATCCCTGGATTCCAGATCGGCCTCCGGCCGTCTGGAATGACTCTGGCGCGTGACGCGTGTCACGGCGGCCTGCGCCCGCGCTCGCTACCTTGTTCTCATCGAACACGAACACGGAACGGGGAGACACCAATGACCGCCACCATCAGCAACAAGATCCTAACCCTGGCACTGGCCGCAGCGCTTCTCCTTCCTGGCGCGCTGGCTACGTTGAACCAGGCAGCCCAGATCGTCGCGTAGAGCCAACGCCGGCGATCAACTAAGCAAGGACGCGAGGTGCTCCCCCTCGCGTCCTTCGCTTTTATGGCGTCCACGGCGTGAGGCGCGGCAACCAACGCGGAACGCCTTTGCAATACGCTTCGTAGGCATCGCCGAAGCTGCGGCGGAGCGTGGGTTCTTCGTAGAAGTAGACGAAGGTGTGGAAGATGACCCACATCGTAGCGCCGTAGGCGGCGAGCATGGTGCTTTGAAACAGGAGCGCCTGGCCGAAGATGAGGCCGAGCACGGCGACGTACATTGGGTTGCGCACGAAGCGGTAGAGGCCGGTGACGACGAGGTGTTGCGTTGGCGCGATCGGCGCGGGCGTGCCTAGGCCTTTTAGAGCGAACCGCGCGAAGCACTCGATCAGCATGGCGAATGCGATGAGCGTGAGTGCGGCGCCGGCGAACGTCCATGCGCTGACGGGCGGCAGGCGCCACTGGGTTATGAGATATGGCACGACACCCGCGACTGTGCCGGGCGCGAGGAAGAAGAACAGCGTTGAACCGATCGCGGCTTGGATGCGGTTCATTGCGCCCTAGCCTGCTTTGGACGCAGCTTCGCGGCGGGCGAGGCTTTCGGGCGGCCATTCGGTTTTCATGTCGTAGAACATCTCGAACGCGCGTTGGCCTTCGGGGATTTTCACCCACGGGACTTTGCTGCGGGCGAAGATGTGGGCGTCGGGCTCGATGGCGTGGGGCGTGTCGAGGGTGGAGACGCGAAGGAAGCGGAGATAGCCGCGTTTGCCGTAGTCGCTCCAGAGCGCGACTTCGCACTTGGCGCAGCGATGGATTTCGTGGCCGCGGCCGCTGGGGCTGGGCATATCGACGATCTGGATTTGATCGGCGCCGGACTGGAGGTCGATGCGGCTGGTTTCGATCAAAGCGTTAAGGGCGAAGGCGCCGCCGGTTTGCTTTTGGCAATCGAGGCAATGGCAACAATGCGTGAACATCGGGCGCGAGGCGAGCGTGTAGCGCACCGCGCCGCAGGAGCAGCCGCCTTCAAATTTTTCGGTCAATGATCTCTCCCCTTCAGGGCAGCTTTCTTGAACACCGTAGGTAGAGCGCTCGCATCGGCCCACCAACCATCGTTCGATGGCGCGCAGTCGGCTTCGTAGACATCGAGCGTCAGCGCGAAGTGGGTGAAGACGTGTTCGATTTGGCCGATCTTTTTCCACGCGGCTGAGACAGGTGCAGCGGCAAGCGCTTCGGCGCGGGTGAACTTTTTGGCGCGCCATTCGGTGGTGGGGAGCGCGGCCATGCCGCCGAGCAAGCCTTTGTCCGGGCGGCGGACGAGCCAGAACGTGTCGTCGCGCTGAATGCGGAAGACGGCGCCGTAGCGGCGCGGGCGTTCGGCTTTGGCGGCGCGGCGTGGGTAGGTTTCGGGCTGGCCGGTGGCGTAAGCGGCACAGGCTGATTGCCACGGGCATTGCTCGCACTTCGGAGACTTGGGCGTGCAGACAGTGGCGCCGAGATCCATCAACGCTTGGGCGTAGTCGCCAGGGTGGTTGGCGGTGACGAGTTCGGCGGCGAGCGCGCGTAGTTCGGGCTTCGCATCCGGAAGCGGCGTCTCGACGGCGCGAAGGCGCGCGATTACGCGTTCGACATTGCCGTCGACGACGTTGGCGGGGAGATCGTAGGCGATCGCGGCGATGGCGGCGGCGGTGTAGGCGCCGACGCCGGGGAGCTTCAGCCAGCCCTCTTCCGTCTCGGGCATGCCGTCGGCGGCGAGCTGTTGCGCTGCCGCGTGCAGATTGCGGGCGCGGGAGTAGTATCCGAGGCCGGCCCAGGCGCTGAGGACGTCTTCGCGTGGGGCAGCCGCCAAATCGGCGACGGTGGGCCAGCCTTCGAGGAAGCGCGCGAAGTACGGGGCCACGGCGGCGACGGTGGTCTGCTGCAGCATGATCTCGCTGAGCCAGACCCGGTACGCATCGGCGCTGTTGTTCCCCTTGGCGCGCCACGGCAGGCTCCGTCCGGCCTGGTCGTACCAGGAGAGCAATGATTTCCTGAGGTTTTCCCGAGTCGCAACCGGCTTATCCACAGGCCGGGCAGGTTTCGGGGCAAGAGCGGGCATGGGCCTTCTTTACCCTTCCATAAGCGATTTCCGATTCGCTCTGGGGCTGAAATGTCATTGCGAGACCGATTCCGTCCGGCCGTTGCGGCTGGCCCTGACCCACGTGCGGAAAGCCGCGCGTCTCAGGCATTGTCGGGCAAGCGGGGGCGTGGCGCGATTGCGCCGCCGCCGCGGGCCGGCAAATCAGTGTCGGCGCTGCTAAAGCCTCTGCTCAAGGAATCCGGCATGGGGCTCAATGAGCTGAAGCGCCGCTGGTCGGAAGTGGCCGGCGACAGCTTTGCCCGCGCGACGCCGGAAAAACTGGCCGGCGGCGTGCTGACGCTGAAGGTTCCGGGCGCGCTGGCGCCCTTTCTCCAGCAGCAGACCCCGCTCCTGATCGAGCGGCTCAGAGTGGCTGGGGCCAAGGTAAAATCGGTCCGGATCGAGCAGCGGACGGCGGCTCTCCCCGCCAAGGGGAACGTCCGGCCGCTCAAAAAGCCGCTGACCCCCGCCGAGGAAGCCGCCCTGGCGCAGACGCTTGACCCTGTGGGCGACCCTGGCCTGAGATCGGCGCTGATGCGGCTTGGACGCGCAGTCAAGCAGGGCTGAGGTTTCCTCCGCTTCGAAAAAACTCTATGCCTCCCGGCCTTATCTGGAGGTTGCGCATGTTCGCCATCGGGCGTCGGGAATTGCTGTTGGGCGTTAGCGCGCTCGCGATCGCGGGCTGCAATGGCGGCGGCGGCGCTGGCGCCAACGTCAGCGACGAGGACATGGTGCTGGGCGCGGCGGACGCGCCGGTGACGCTGATCGAGTACGCCTCGGTCACCTGCCCACACTGCGCCGAGTTCCACGAGACGGTATTTGAGCAGCTGAAGACCCAATACATCGACACCGGCAAGGTGCGCTTCGTGTTCCGCGAATATCCGACGCCGCCGGCGCCGGTCGCGGTTGCGGGCTTCCAGCTGGCGCGCTGCGGAGGCGCGGGTGACGAGCAATATTTCACGCGCGTCGGCGAACTCTTCCGTCAGCAACGCGCGATGTTCGCCACCGGCACGATGGAAGGCGTGCGCCAGAAGCTGATCGAGATCGGCGGCGCGGCGGGGCTTACCGAGCAGCAGGTGATGGATTGTGTATCCGATGAAGCGGGCGCGGAGCGCATCCGAAGCACGGTCGAAACCGCCAATACCGAATTCGGCATCACCGGCACGCCGACCTTCATCCTCAACGGCCAAAAGGTCGAAGATGCCTCGATCGTGACCTGGGAAGGCATGCAGCGCATTCTTGACGCTGCGATCGCGGGCTAACGGAGAGGACGCGCAGCCACCGTGCACATCACAGAGCTGCGCCTCCACGGCTTCAAGAGCTTTGTCGATCCGGCGCGCGCGCCGATCGAACAAGGGCTGACGGGCGTCGTCGGGCCGAACGGCTGCGGCAAGTCGAACTTGCTCGAAGGGGTGCGCTGGGTGATGGGCGCGACCAGCGCCAAATCCATGCGCGCGTCCGACATGGAGGACGTGATCTTCTCCGGCACGGCGGGACGCCCTGCCCGTGAACACGCGGAAGTTACGTTGGTGCTAAACGATGCGCTGGGGCAGGCGCCGGCGCCGTTCAACAAAGAAGATGTGCTGGAAGTCTCGCGGCGAATACGGCGCGGGCTGGGTTCGACCTATCGCATCAACGGCAAGGAAGTGCGCGCCAAGGACGTGCAGCTTCTGTTTGCTGACGCGGCGACGGGCGCGAACTCGCCAGCCTTGGTGCGGCAGGGGCAAATTTCGGAGCTGATCGCAGCGAAGCCGCAGAACCGGCGGCGGATTCTGGAAGACGCGGCGGGGATCGCGGGTCTGCATGCGCGTCGGCATGAAGCCGATCTGAAGCTCAAGGCCGCAGAGACCAATCTCACGCGGCTGGATGAAATTCTGGCGGAGATCGAAAACCAGGCGGCGAGCTTGAAGAAGCAAGCGCGGCAGGCGGAGCGCTATCGCGACTTGGCGCAGACGTTGCGCGAGACGGAAGCATTGCTGCTGCATCGGCGCTGGACAGAAGCGCGCGAGCGCGCGGCGGAAGCGCAAGGACATTTGCGCGAGGCGGAACGCGTTGTGGCGCAGGCGGCGAGCGAAGCGAGCGCGGCGGATCGCGCGGCGGAAGAAGCGCGCGATGGGCTGACGCCGCTGCGGGAAGAAGAATTGGTGGCGGCTGCGGTATTGCGGCGGCTGGAAGGCGTGCGCGTTGGGCTTGAGCGCGACTTAGCGGACGCTGAGGCCGCGATCGCGCGCTGCGATGAAGATGCGTCGCGCAACCGGGCTGAGGCTGAGCGGCTTGAGGCGCTGAAGCGCGATGCGAGCG from Terricaulis silvestris carries:
- a CDS encoding GFA family protein, translated to MTEKFEGGCSCGAVRYTLASRPMFTHCCHCLDCQKQTGGAFALNALIETSRIDLQSGADQIQIVDMPSPSGRGHEIHRCAKCEVALWSDYGKRGYLRFLRVSTLDTPHAIEPDAHIFARSKVPWVKIPEGQRAFEMFYDMKTEWPPESLARREAASKAG
- the mutY gene encoding A/G-specific adenine glycosylase, translated to MPALAPKPARPVDKPVATRENLRKSLLSWYDQAGRSLPWRAKGNNSADAYRVWLSEIMLQQTTVAAVAPYFARFLEGWPTVADLAAAPREDVLSAWAGLGYYSRARNLHAAAQQLAADGMPETEEGWLKLPGVGAYTAAAIAAIAYDLPANVVDGNVERVIARLRAVETPLPDAKPELRALAAELVTANHPGDYAQALMDLGATVCTPKSPKCEQCPWQSACAAYATGQPETYPRRAAKAERPRRYGAVFRIQRDDTFWLVRRPDKGLLGGMAALPTTEWRAKKFTRAEALAAAPVSAAWKKIGQIEHVFTHFALTLDVYEADCAPSNDGWWADASALPTVFKKAALKGRDH
- a CDS encoding Crp/Fnr family transcriptional regulator: MAEPKDLLQNVETALAKAELMAALSDATRARLAKQGVPCTVETGKLLFAKGDKGDALYVLLEGEVEVRTSTEGGKDVRIASLKPPALIGEMAVLDGGVRSADIAAIRKSRFLRIHRDQAIAALESEPKALLKLISEMSRRLRHADAALEDAHTLDLGGRLALRLLEEAGDATAVTLTQTEIARRIGASREKVNRKLHEWVDEGWISMGRSGIKLVARDKLKALIKDSRAG
- a CDS encoding DsbA family protein, translating into MFAIGRRELLLGVSALAIAGCNGGGGAGANVSDEDMVLGAADAPVTLIEYASVTCPHCAEFHETVFEQLKTQYIDTGKVRFVFREYPTPPAPVAVAGFQLARCGGAGDEQYFTRVGELFRQQRAMFATGTMEGVRQKLIEIGGAAGLTEQQVMDCVSDEAGAERIRSTVETANTEFGITGTPTFILNGQKVEDASIVTWEGMQRILDAAIAG
- a CDS encoding TMEM175 family protein, which translates into the protein MSHHESAAQGPDARMVDRMLFFSDAVFAIVLTLLAIELHAPEIHESGLWPALAAMGAQFFAFGLSFALIGLWWLIHMRVMRKLTHFDWPTAICNLLLLASITLLPFASAVFGENFADMDALQFYWWVSAATASSMTLTFLVAARDGGRLIGGISMGEWLFRLTQSLAPVIAFLAGVYFCATDQVWPARFAAFIMFPIMMLGRVFYRAPKPVKA
- a CDS encoding ribonuclease HII translates to MAICGIDEAGRGPLAGPVVAAAVILPKKGRPKGLDDSKQLSAEAREELAEKIRACAIVGVGVASVEEIDRFNILRASHMAMVRAFEALSETPVAALVDGNMAPDLPCAIEWVIDGDVIVPVISAASIIAKVERDRMMSALCIEYPGYAFSKHKGYATPEHQRALAELGPCAIHRRSFKPVQDALQRQSELKFAS
- a CDS encoding site-specific DNA-methyltransferase, with the translated sequence MARHFKDRIIEGDCIEEMRKLADGSVDLVFADPPYFMQLGGALTRPDQSNVDGVDDEWDKFADFAAYDAFTRAWLTEARRVLKPNGAIWVIGSYHNVFRLGAAMQDMGFWILNDIVWRKTNPMPNFKGTRFTNAHETLIWAARSKEAKYTFHYDALKMLNDELQMRSDWTLPICTGGERLKDREGRKLHSTQKPEALLHRVVLATTKPGEVILDPFFGTGTTGAAAKRLGRHYIGIERSADYVAGAQARLKKIKPVSIEDLAVTKSKKEEPRVPFGQVIEAGMIAPGAWLVGQNGKRARVRADGSLAFGEATGSIHRIGALVCDAPACNGWTFWSLETKRGPQPIDLFRREVRRQMAMAPAA
- a CDS encoding helix-turn-helix transcriptional regulator, with translation MRNRLKVLRAERNWSQADLAEKLDVSRQSVNAIETGKYDPSLPLAFKIAQLFGLPIEQIFSADETAQAAE
- a CDS encoding methyltransferase family protein, which translates into the protein MNRIQAAIGSTLFFFLAPGTVAGVVPYLITQWRLPPVSAWTFAGAALTLIAFAMLIECFARFALKGLGTPAPIAPTQHLVVTGLYRFVRNPMYVAVLGLIFGQALLFQSTMLAAYGATMWVIFHTFVYFYEEPTLRRSFGDAYEAYCKGVPRWLPRLTPWTP
- a CDS encoding DUF721 domain-containing protein encodes the protein MSALLKPLLKESGMGLNELKRRWSEVAGDSFARATPEKLAGGVLTLKVPGALAPFLQQQTPLLIERLRVAGAKVKSVRIEQRTAALPAKGNVRPLKKPLTPAEEAALAQTLDPVGDPGLRSALMRLGRAVKQG